A genome region from Bombilactobacillus bombi includes the following:
- the rpmB gene encoding 50S ribosomal protein L28, with the protein MAKDIITGRRTRFGNKRSHALNSSRRSWKANLQKVRILVDGKPKRVWVSARALKSGKVTRV; encoded by the coding sequence ATGGCAAAAGATATTATCACTGGACGCAGAACTCGCTTTGGTAACAAGCGTTCCCATGCTTTGAATTCATCACGGCGTTCTTGGAAAGCTAATCTCCAAAAAGTACGGATTTTAGTTGATGGTAAACCTAAACGTGTTTGGGTTTCCGCACGCGCTTTGAAATCTGGAAAAGTTACTCGTGTCTAA
- the plsX gene encoding phosphate acyltransferase PlsX — protein sequence MKIAVDTMGGDHAPEVVIKGVERARDEFSDLEFLLYGDEDQIKQYLTNTERMTVVPTQSVILGTDEPMKAIRQKKDSSMVMAAQAVKQQKADALFSLGNTGALLAAGIFIIGRLKNIARPALMPTLPGMSLEKGFNFLDVGANAEAKVNYLIQWAVMGSFYAHEVKGLANPRVGLLNNGSEFDKGDKLHQEAYQELSKIKEINFIGNVEADGLLQGAADVVVTDGFTGNAVLKAIEGSVKVLMSQLKHALLNNGSRAKIGALLAKPALSSIKSTFDVASYGGAVLMGVKAPVVKSHGSSDARTVYYALVQLRMMYNKGMLNQVIEYFDQQPQN from the coding sequence ATGAAAATAGCAGTAGATACTATGGGCGGTGATCACGCACCAGAAGTGGTTATTAAAGGTGTGGAACGTGCACGCGATGAATTTTCTGATTTGGAATTTCTTTTGTATGGGGATGAAGACCAAATCAAACAATATTTAACTAATACTGAACGGATGACAGTTGTCCCTACTCAAAGTGTAATTTTAGGTACGGATGAACCAATGAAAGCTATTCGGCAAAAAAAGGACTCTTCGATGGTAATGGCTGCACAGGCAGTTAAACAACAAAAGGCAGATGCTTTGTTCTCATTAGGAAATACAGGAGCTTTACTAGCCGCCGGAATTTTTATAATAGGTCGTTTAAAAAATATTGCTCGACCAGCTTTGATGCCAACCTTGCCCGGAATGAGCTTAGAAAAGGGATTTAATTTTTTAGATGTTGGTGCCAATGCTGAAGCAAAAGTTAATTATTTAATACAATGGGCAGTGATGGGCTCTTTTTATGCGCATGAGGTTAAGGGATTGGCTAATCCGCGCGTAGGCCTCTTAAATAATGGAAGCGAATTTGACAAGGGGGATAAGCTGCACCAAGAAGCTTATCAGGAACTAAGTAAAATTAAAGAAATTAATTTCATTGGTAATGTTGAAGCTGATGGGTTATTACAGGGCGCAGCTGATGTTGTTGTTACAGATGGTTTTACAGGTAATGCCGTGTTAAAAGCTATTGAAGGCAGTGTAAAAGTGCTGATGTCGCAGTTAAAACATGCTTTATTAAACAATGGTTCACGTGCTAAAATTGGAGCTCTTTTAGCTAAGCCTGCTTTGAGCTCAATTAAATCCACGTTCGATGTGGCATCTTATGGTGGAGCTGTCTTAATGGGCGTAAAAGCACCGGTAGTTAAATCGCACGGTTCATCAGATGCCCGAACAGTATATTATGCTTTAGTCCAATTAAGAATGATGTATAATAAAGGAATGCTGAATCAGGTAATAGAGTATTTTGATCAGCAACCTCAAAATTAA
- the acpP gene encoding acyl carrier protein encodes MTEKEVFDKIANLLSERFDVEQSSITMDTDFQNDLQADSIDMVEFELELEDDFGEEMPDEEAAQIKTVGQAVKYITAHQQ; translated from the coding sequence ATGACTGAAAAAGAAGTTTTCGATAAAATTGCTAATTTATTAAGTGAACGTTTTGATGTAGAACAAAGCAGTATTACAATGGATACCGATTTTCAAAATGATTTACAAGCTGATTCTATTGATATGGTTGAATTTGAATTAGAATTAGAAGATGATTTTGGCGAAGAAATGCCCGATGAAGAAGCAGCCCAAATCAAAACAGTTGGGCAAGCAGTTAAATATATTACAGCACACCAACAATAA
- a CDS encoding DAK2 domain-containing protein: MSVNVITNNEFKDMIRMGSHRLGQNAKFVNSLNVFPVPDGDTGTNMNLTFQSGYQSVNESTSTHVGELAQSLSKGLLMGARGNSGVITSQIFRGFGKNIESKETLTAQELAAALVAGVQTAYKAVMKPVEGTILTVARGASEAAANVAKSSDDITQVMLAAVNGARKALATTPDLLPVLKEVGVVDSGGQGLVFIYEGFFEALGGNLEASEYQPDETEMDEMLNAVHHQAVQNQFSNDDIQNGFCTEMMVTLGVNATSNDTFNYDDFRNYLDGIGDSLLVVADDEVVKVHVHTQHPQKVFTYGRRYGELAKIKIDNMRIQHETIVEDQPVKEQPQIDYGIIAVASGTGLEKLFQSLGVTTIISGGQTMNPSTKDIVTAIEQSNAKRVLILPNNGNIIMAAKQAGQVVDIPTAIIPSKSIAQGMTALLSFDMNADLEQNEANMTDALSTVKSGQITTAVRDTEIGNLKINKDDLIGLVDGDIVVSGQDLLQVSQEMVAKMVDEDSEIVTILIGADGSQEMAENISQNIVTAFPDLETEIHNGDQPIYPYLISVE, encoded by the coding sequence TTGTCAGTTAACGTAATTACTAATAATGAATTTAAAGATATGATTCGCATGGGTTCACATCGTTTGGGACAAAACGCTAAATTTGTGAATTCTTTAAATGTTTTTCCAGTTCCTGATGGTGATACAGGAACAAATATGAATTTAACCTTTCAATCAGGCTACCAGTCTGTTAATGAATCAACATCAACGCATGTTGGTGAATTAGCCCAATCCTTGTCTAAAGGATTATTAATGGGTGCTCGTGGTAATTCAGGAGTAATTACTTCGCAAATTTTTCGAGGTTTTGGAAAAAATATTGAATCTAAAGAAACTTTAACGGCTCAGGAATTAGCAGCTGCTCTGGTAGCAGGAGTTCAAACTGCCTATAAAGCAGTTATGAAACCCGTTGAAGGTACCATTTTGACGGTTGCTAGAGGGGCATCAGAAGCTGCTGCTAATGTAGCTAAAAGTAGTGATGATATCACGCAAGTAATGTTAGCTGCAGTTAATGGTGCGAGAAAGGCCTTGGCAACGACACCAGATTTGTTACCAGTACTCAAAGAAGTTGGAGTAGTTGATTCTGGTGGTCAAGGATTAGTATTTATTTATGAAGGATTTTTTGAAGCTTTGGGTGGTAATTTAGAAGCCAGTGAATATCAGCCTGATGAAACAGAAATGGATGAAATGCTGAATGCAGTCCATCATCAGGCGGTACAAAATCAATTTAGTAATGATGATATTCAAAATGGATTTTGTACGGAGATGATGGTAACACTGGGCGTAAATGCTACAAGTAATGATACCTTTAATTATGATGATTTTCGGAATTATTTAGATGGTATCGGAGATTCTTTATTGGTTGTTGCTGATGATGAAGTTGTGAAAGTCCATGTGCATACACAACATCCGCAAAAAGTATTTACTTATGGTCGTCGTTATGGAGAATTGGCCAAGATTAAAATTGATAATATGCGTATTCAACATGAAACCATTGTTGAAGACCAACCTGTCAAAGAGCAACCACAAATTGATTATGGTATTATCGCAGTAGCTTCTGGAACTGGTTTAGAAAAATTATTCCAAAGTTTAGGTGTGACAACAATTATTAGTGGGGGTCAAACTATGAATCCCTCAACCAAAGACATCGTGACTGCGATTGAACAAAGTAATGCTAAGCGCGTTTTGATATTACCTAATAATGGCAATATTATAATGGCAGCTAAACAAGCTGGACAAGTGGTTGATATTCCAACGGCAATTATTCCAAGTAAGTCAATTGCTCAAGGGATGACTGCTTTGTTATCTTTTGATATGAATGCTGACTTAGAGCAAAACGAAGCTAATATGACGGATGCTTTGAGTACGGTCAAAAGTGGACAAATTACTACTGCTGTCCGTGATACTGAGATTGGCAATTTGAAAATTAATAAAGATGATTTAATTGGTTTAGTTGACGGTGATATTGTAGTTAGTGGTCAGGATCTGCTCCAAGTTAGTCAAGAAATGGTTGCTAAAATGGTCGATGAGGATAGTGAAATTGTCACTATTTTAATTGGTGCCGATGGTAGTCAAGAAATGGCAGAAAATATTTCTCAAAACATTGTAACTGCTTTTCCAGATTTGGAAACTGAGATTCACAATGGCGATCAACCAATTTATCCATATTTAATCTCAGTTGAATAG
- a CDS encoding Asp23/Gls24 family envelope stress response protein, which produces MAVSIQTKYGNVDISNEVIATIVGCAATDIYGIVGMASKNQLRDGFNTILKRENFAKGVVVRQTESGTIVDVYIIVGYGVKISEVCRNVQSKVKYNLETLLGAPTAHVNVYVQGVKILEED; this is translated from the coding sequence TTGGCAGTATCGATTCAAACCAAATATGGTAATGTTGATATTTCTAACGAAGTAATTGCAACAATTGTCGGTTGTGCTGCAACTGATATTTATGGAATTGTTGGTATGGCCAGCAAAAATCAGTTGCGTGATGGTTTTAATACAATTTTAAAACGAGAGAATTTTGCCAAAGGCGTTGTTGTTCGCCAAACAGAATCTGGCACGATAGTTGATGTTTACATTATTGTTGGTTATGGAGTTAAAATTTCAGAAGTGTGCCGCAATGTTCAAAGTAAGGTAAAATATAATCTTGAAACTTTACTAGGTGCACCAACAGCCCATGTTAATGTATATGTTCAAGGTGTTAAAATTTTAGAAGAGGATTAA
- the rnc gene encoding ribonuclease III, translating to MIDQELVDLLKERYQIVFKNSNLLQAALTHSSYANEHRELHLSDYERLEFLGDAVLELNVSEYIYKKFAQLSEGQLTKLRADIVCTASFSEFSREVGFPKYIRLGNGEEKAGARNRDTLLEDVFEAFNGALYLDQGNEAVVKFLRQTVYNHIDAGEFSDENDFKTELQEELQSQGDVVIDYLVIGESTIEDNPSFTVQLIVNGTRLTTGTGHSKKAAEQQAAHRQLLKLRLDK from the coding sequence ATGATTGATCAAGAATTAGTTGATTTATTAAAAGAGCGTTACCAGATTGTTTTTAAAAATTCCAATTTATTACAAGCAGCATTAACACATTCATCTTATGCTAACGAGCATCGAGAATTACATTTATCTGATTACGAACGTTTAGAATTTTTGGGTGATGCAGTTTTAGAATTAAACGTTTCAGAATATATTTATAAAAAGTTCGCCCAATTATCTGAGGGTCAATTAACCAAATTACGCGCTGATATTGTTTGCACTGCAAGTTTTTCTGAATTTTCACGCGAAGTAGGTTTCCCTAAATATATTCGGTTGGGTAATGGTGAGGAAAAAGCGGGTGCCCGCAATCGAGATACTTTGCTAGAAGATGTGTTTGAAGCTTTTAATGGGGCATTGTATCTTGATCAAGGTAATGAAGCAGTGGTTAAGTTCTTGCGTCAAACAGTGTATAATCACATTGATGCTGGGGAATTTAGTGATGAAAATGATTTCAAAACTGAATTACAAGAAGAGTTACAATCTCAAGGTGACGTCGTTATTGATTATTTAGTTATTGGTGAATCTACTATTGAAGATAATCCTTCTTTTACAGTACAACTAATAGTTAATGGGACACGATTGACTACTGGAACTGGGCACAGTAAAAAAGCAGCTGAACAGCAAGCAGCTCATCGGCAGCTACTAAAGTTACGCTTAGATAAGTAA
- the smc gene encoding chromosome segregation protein SMC produces the protein MALKSLQISGFKSFADSITVHFDQGITGIVGPNGSGKSNLTEALRWVMGEQSAKSLRGGKMEDIIFAGSDSRPPLNRAEVILKFDNHDRQLNIDRDEVEIRRRLFRGGESECLLNNQKVRLKDIVDLFLDSGLGKNSFSIISQGNVEKIFNSKPVDRRFIIEEPAGVASFKIKKQQAQQQLQQTDDNLQRVSDIVHELSHQVEPLKRQASIAHDYQEQKQKYDRLEQLILADEIHTLNQQEQKWQTQKQEAKHQLNQISQQVSQSDEKISKLQKLNQELTSEIDTKQTELTNLSRQLEVLNGQQALAKERSGFNETNHATLVSQQAQLQQKSLEVKETLQHQQQQKQDLEQQVQELKQAIANIQADFNLDPQQINQKIADLQADYLEMLQQQTSLHNQQNYLHNQLKQLQQQQEEYHQQQLLLEQQQQELEHQIKQLEQDQQQAQLQYQQQQKIDQQAQHQRQQAQQELQKVQQKYNQSLQIWQQHQAEYHSLNKIVQQHQGFYQGVRAILNQKQALSGIIGVIAELITVPEKYQIAIQNAVGAQLQSIVTENETDARDAINFLRKNRAGRATFLPQTVIKSHKIANSSIQDLRQASYFMGIASDLITYQQKLANIMENIFGSLLVVTDIDAAIKASNLTAHRFRIVTLKGDIISPGGAMTGGQSKNNIDLLSQRTKVSKLEQWLQQAQSQLQEQQQNIKQRQEQEKKLTEQIKQTHEQSRLLESKIQHLQNNLQLKQQAYKSNQQQLTARKFQIKQLQKQIQDLQDQTQTNKNSNQIISEKIEQQQQQVAQNKALLTDFDAQKQVFESRLHTYKTQLALAENNLQNQQQQQQDSQAQLSQLQKQIKQVEAKLLQLSQDKQGLSLSTQDMQQKISENQTAIAKLKTSLKAIQQQRNQINEQMQKLQQQATRLFDLQKNWTDQQEDIAINLTNVTNQIKQKLTILEQEYHLSFEAAYQRISTDWQLTAAQEQAKLLKKGIQELGEVNLSSIKEYDQVKDRYEFLTKQQNDLLQARQQLQNTMKEMDQEVAQRFEKTFNQIAATFEVIFPKMFGGGHAQLVLDDPSNMLETGIEIIAQPPGKKLQRLSLLSGGERALTAITLLFSILKVRPVAFCVLDEVEASLDDANVERFANYLNKYDDQTQFIVITHRKGTMMHVNRLYGVSMQESGISSIITVKLEQQKDEA, from the coding sequence TTGGCGTTAAAATCTTTACAAATCAGTGGCTTTAAATCATTTGCTGACTCAATAACAGTTCATTTTGATCAAGGCATTACTGGAATTGTTGGTCCAAATGGCAGTGGCAAGAGTAATTTGACAGAAGCGTTACGGTGGGTAATGGGAGAACAATCAGCCAAAAGCTTACGTGGCGGTAAAATGGAAGATATTATTTTTGCTGGTAGTGATAGTCGACCACCATTAAATCGAGCCGAAGTGATTTTAAAATTTGATAATCATGATCGTCAATTAAACATTGATCGCGACGAAGTCGAAATTCGACGTCGTCTTTTTCGTGGTGGAGAAAGTGAATGCCTCCTAAATAATCAAAAAGTCCGATTGAAGGATATTGTTGATTTATTTTTAGATTCAGGACTCGGTAAAAACTCTTTTTCTATTATTTCACAAGGTAATGTAGAAAAAATTTTTAATAGTAAACCTGTTGATCGCCGTTTTATTATTGAAGAACCAGCTGGTGTTGCTAGTTTTAAAATTAAAAAGCAACAAGCCCAACAACAATTACAGCAAACTGATGATAATTTGCAAAGAGTAAGTGATATTGTGCATGAATTATCTCATCAAGTGGAACCGTTAAAACGCCAGGCTAGTATTGCACATGACTACCAAGAACAAAAGCAGAAATATGATCGCTTAGAACAGTTGATTTTAGCAGATGAGATTCACACCTTAAACCAGCAAGAACAAAAATGGCAAACGCAAAAGCAAGAAGCTAAACACCAGTTAAATCAGATTAGTCAACAAGTTTCGCAATCAGATGAAAAAATTTCGAAATTGCAAAAATTAAATCAAGAATTGACGAGTGAAATTGATACTAAACAAACTGAGTTAACCAATCTTAGTCGTCAATTAGAAGTTCTAAATGGTCAACAAGCCTTAGCCAAGGAACGCTCAGGTTTTAATGAAACTAATCATGCCACTTTAGTTAGTCAACAAGCACAATTGCAGCAAAAATCACTTGAAGTAAAAGAAACTTTGCAACATCAGCAACAACAAAAACAAGACTTAGAGCAACAAGTCCAAGAGCTTAAGCAGGCAATAGCTAATATTCAAGCAGATTTTAATTTGGATCCACAACAAATTAATCAAAAAATTGCTGATTTGCAGGCAGATTATTTGGAAATGCTGCAACAGCAGACTTCCTTGCATAATCAACAAAATTATTTACACAATCAATTAAAACAATTACAGCAACAACAAGAAGAATATCACCAACAGCAATTATTATTAGAGCAGCAGCAACAAGAACTTGAGCACCAAATTAAGCAATTAGAACAAGATCAGCAGCAAGCGCAATTGCAATATCAGCAACAACAAAAGATTGATCAACAAGCACAGCATCAAAGGCAGCAAGCACAACAAGAATTGCAAAAAGTACAACAAAAATATAATCAATCTTTACAAATTTGGCAGCAGCATCAAGCTGAGTATCACTCTTTAAATAAAATTGTGCAGCAACATCAAGGTTTTTATCAAGGTGTGCGCGCAATTTTAAATCAAAAACAAGCATTGTCAGGAATTATTGGTGTTATAGCAGAATTAATAACGGTACCGGAAAAATATCAAATAGCTATTCAAAATGCGGTAGGTGCACAATTACAATCAATTGTGACAGAAAATGAGACTGATGCTCGGGATGCAATTAATTTTTTGCGGAAAAATCGTGCTGGGAGAGCTACTTTTCTTCCTCAGACAGTTATTAAGTCGCACAAAATAGCAAATAGTAGTATTCAAGATTTGCGACAAGCTTCCTATTTTATGGGAATAGCTAGTGATCTGATAACATATCAACAAAAATTAGCTAACATCATGGAAAATATCTTTGGTTCATTACTAGTTGTGACAGATATTGATGCGGCAATTAAGGCTAGTAATTTAACAGCTCATCGTTTTCGAATTGTAACGTTAAAGGGTGATATTATTAGTCCTGGTGGAGCGATGACGGGAGGCCAGTCGAAAAACAATATTGATTTATTATCCCAGAGAACAAAGGTTTCCAAGTTGGAACAATGGTTGCAACAAGCACAATCACAACTACAAGAACAGCAGCAAAATATCAAACAAAGACAAGAGCAAGAAAAAAAATTAACGGAACAAATCAAGCAAACTCATGAACAAAGTCGTTTGTTGGAATCTAAGATACAACATCTACAAAATAATTTACAATTAAAACAGCAAGCATATAAAAGTAATCAGCAGCAATTAACAGCACGCAAGTTTCAAATTAAGCAATTGCAAAAACAGATTCAAGATCTACAAGACCAAACACAAACCAATAAAAATAGTAATCAAATAATATCAGAAAAAATTGAGCAACAACAACAACAAGTCGCGCAAAATAAAGCTTTGTTGACTGATTTTGATGCACAAAAGCAAGTTTTCGAATCACGTTTGCATACTTATAAAACTCAATTAGCGTTAGCTGAAAACAATTTACAAAATCAACAACAGCAACAACAAGATTCCCAAGCGCAGCTTAGCCAGTTACAAAAACAAATTAAGCAAGTTGAAGCAAAATTACTCCAATTAAGTCAAGATAAGCAAGGATTATCACTTTCCACACAAGATATGCAACAAAAAATTAGTGAAAATCAAACTGCGATTGCTAAATTAAAAACTAGTTTAAAAGCTATTCAGCAACAGCGAAATCAGATTAATGAGCAGATGCAAAAATTACAGCAACAAGCAACGCGTTTATTTGATTTACAAAAAAATTGGACTGATCAACAAGAAGATATTGCTATTAATTTAACAAATGTTACCAATCAAATTAAGCAAAAATTGACCATTTTAGAGCAAGAATATCATTTATCATTTGAAGCGGCATATCAACGAATTTCCACAGATTGGCAGTTGACAGCTGCTCAAGAACAAGCAAAATTGTTAAAAAAAGGCATACAAGAATTAGGAGAGGTTAACTTAAGTTCCATAAAAGAGTATGATCAAGTCAAAGATCGTTATGAATTTTTGACCAAGCAGCAAAATGACTTATTACAGGCACGTCAACAATTACAAAATACAATGAAAGAAATGGATCAAGAAGTAGCCCAACGTTTTGAAAAAACATTTAATCAAATTGCGGCAACTTTTGAAGTGATTTTTCCTAAAATGTTTGGTGGTGGTCATGCACAATTAGTGCTGGATGATCCCTCAAATATGTTAGAAACAGGTATTGAAATAATTGCCCAACCACCAGGCAAAAAATTGCAGCGTTTAAGTCTTTTGTCGGGTGGTGAACGAGCGTTAACAGCAATTACTTTATTGTTTTCTATTTTGAAAGTGCGTCCAGTAGCGTTTTGCGTGTTAGATGAAGTTGAAGCATCACTAGATGATGCCAATGTGGAACGTTTCGCAAATTACTTGAATAAGTATGATGATCAAACTCAGTTTATTGTGATAACCCACCGTAAAGGAACTATGATGCATGTCAATCGTCTTTATGGTGTCTCTATGCAAGAATCAGGAATTTCTTCAATAATTACGGTAAAATTAGAACAACAGAAAGATGAGGCTTAA
- the recG gene encoding ATP-dependent DNA helicase RecG: MSDLLKSVSYLSGVGSKTQQALAELGIFTIQDLLYYFPLRYEDLLLKSVDEASDQEKIVIKGVVASNPVLRRFGYKKTMLVVRILLDTETIPITFFNQPWLQDKFLVGQEALVYGRWNEAKRSLTGIKVLNQTSFDQESLASIYPTNKKIHQTTLIKLIKQAVTKYANQALEIFDSSLRTKYHLLSESQIIKGMHFPTDAQQAQSARRSAKFRELFLYQARLAQLKQANAQDVSGLREEYNESYVEKFIQQFHFSLTLAQKRVLHEILQDMKSDQAMNRLLQGDVGSGKTAVAATTMFASITAGFQAVLMAPTEILAQQHYLKLKPLFAQFQLTTTLLTSSLTPAQRSQELSKIKQGRYNIIIGTQALFQDDVTYNHLGLVVIDEQHRFGVEQRRALRQKGSCPDVLLMTATPIPRTLAITYYGEMDLSIIDELPAGRKKVETYWLRFNKMDQVHRFLQIQLQQHAQVFVIAPLISESEKMDLHNAEDIYEQMKVEFPQKKISLLHGQMAADDKEIVMQDFQKQRIDILVSTTVVEVGVDVPNATVMVIYNADRFGLSQLHQLRGRVGRGRRQSYCILIADPHNKTAIERLRIMTQTNDGFKLAQKDLQLRGSGDVFGKKQSGVPNFKVADLLADEQILIAAHQEVEQLFAQDPQLHKHPELRAYLKSQKLQTLD, translated from the coding sequence ATGTCAGATTTATTAAAATCAGTCAGCTATTTATCTGGTGTAGGAAGCAAAACTCAGCAAGCACTGGCCGAATTAGGAATTTTCACTATTCAAGATTTATTGTATTATTTTCCATTGCGCTACGAAGACTTGTTGTTAAAATCAGTGGATGAAGCAAGTGATCAAGAAAAAATTGTGATTAAAGGTGTAGTGGCTAGCAATCCAGTTTTACGGCGTTTTGGTTATAAAAAAACAATGTTAGTCGTGCGGATATTGTTAGATACAGAAACCATACCTATAACTTTTTTTAACCAACCATGGCTACAAGATAAATTTTTAGTGGGCCAAGAAGCATTAGTTTATGGACGTTGGAATGAAGCTAAAAGATCATTAACAGGAATCAAAGTTTTAAATCAAACCTCCTTTGACCAGGAAAGTCTAGCTTCTATTTATCCGACAAATAAAAAAATTCATCAAACTACACTAATTAAATTAATTAAACAAGCAGTTACTAAATATGCTAATCAAGCTTTAGAGATTTTTGATTCTTCATTAAGAACCAAGTACCATTTGCTTTCAGAAAGTCAAATTATTAAAGGAATGCATTTTCCTACAGATGCGCAACAGGCTCAATCAGCTCGGCGTAGTGCCAAGTTTCGCGAGCTTTTTCTTTATCAAGCTCGTCTAGCTCAATTGAAGCAAGCTAATGCGCAAGATGTGTCAGGATTACGCGAAGAATACAATGAGTCTTATGTTGAAAAATTTATCCAGCAATTTCATTTTTCCTTGACTCTGGCTCAAAAACGAGTTTTACACGAAATTTTGCAAGATATGAAATCTGATCAGGCAATGAATCGCTTATTACAAGGCGATGTTGGTAGTGGCAAGACAGCAGTAGCTGCGACTACAATGTTTGCCTCCATTACGGCTGGGTTTCAAGCAGTTTTGATGGCTCCGACTGAAATCTTGGCACAGCAGCACTATTTAAAATTGAAGCCCTTATTCGCACAATTTCAATTAACTACTACTTTATTGACAAGCTCGTTAACACCTGCGCAACGAAGCCAAGAACTTTCCAAAATTAAACAGGGTCGGTATAATATCATTATTGGGACGCAGGCACTTTTTCAAGATGATGTAACTTATAATCATTTGGGCTTAGTTGTAATTGATGAGCAACATCGTTTTGGTGTGGAACAGCGCCGGGCTTTACGTCAAAAAGGCAGTTGTCCTGATGTTTTGTTGATGACTGCTACACCGATACCGCGCACACTGGCCATCACATATTATGGTGAAATGGATTTGTCAATAATTGATGAATTACCTGCTGGCCGAAAAAAAGTTGAAACTTATTGGCTTCGTTTTAATAAAATGGATCAAGTGCATCGGTTTTTGCAAATCCAACTGCAACAACACGCCCAAGTTTTTGTGATTGCGCCGCTAATTAGTGAATCTGAGAAAATGGATTTGCATAATGCCGAAGATATTTATGAGCAGATGAAAGTGGAGTTTCCCCAAAAGAAAATTTCTTTATTACACGGACAAATGGCTGCAGATGATAAAGAAATTGTGATGCAGGATTTTCAAAAACAAAGAATTGATATTCTCGTATCCACAACTGTGGTGGAAGTCGGGGTTGACGTACCAAATGCAACAGTAATGGTGATTTATAATGCTGATCGTTTTGGATTATCGCAATTACATCAATTACGTGGGCGCGTAGGCCGCGGAAGACGACAATCGTATTGTATTTTGATTGCTGATCCGCATAATAAAACAGCTATAGAGCGGTTAAGAATTATGACACAAACTAACGATGGTTTTAAATTGGCACAAAAAGATTTACAGTTGCGTGGCTCAGGAGATGTTTTTGGTAAAAAGCAATCCGGTGTTCCTAACTTTAAAGTCGCAGATCTTCTGGCTGATGAGCAGATATTAATAGCTGCTCATCAAGAAGTAGAACAATTATTTGCTCAAGATCCACAATTACACAAACATCCTGAATTACGAGCTTATTTAAAATCACAAAAATTACAAACTTTAGATTAA